A DNA window from Vigna angularis cultivar LongXiaoDou No.4 chromosome 1, ASM1680809v1, whole genome shotgun sequence contains the following coding sequences:
- the LOC108336405 gene encoding 36.4 kDa proline-rich protein-like translates to MSPKSKAKAMFFIFKITMLNFLPPIYACGHCTPPRHPKHPPHHGGGTPKVSPPLPPIIINPPLVPPPVVIYPPPSSPPYSPPYSPPHRTCPIDALKLGLCLDVLGGLVHVGIGNPAENVCCPVIQGLLDLEAAICLCTVIRAKLLNLNIFLPLALQVLITCGKTPPPGFVCPPLY, encoded by the coding sequence ATGTCTCCAAAATCAAAAGCTAAAGCCATGTTCTTCATCTTCAAAATAACAATGTTAAACTTTTTGCCACCAATATATGCATGTGGTCATTGCACTCCGCCACGTCACCCCAAGCACCCACCGCATCACGGCGGAGGCACGCCAAAAGTATCCCCTCCTCTCCCACCGATCATAATCAACCCTCCGCTGGTGCCCCCGCCGGTTGTGATTTACCCTCCACCAAGCTCACCGCCGTACTCGCCGCCGTACTCGCCGCCGCACCGGACATGCCCAATTGATGCCCTGAAATTGGGACTTTGCTTGGACGTGCTCGGAGGATTGGTGCACGTGGGAATAGGGAACCCAGCGGAGAACGTGTGCTGTCCCGTAATACAAGGGTTGCTTGACCTTGAAGCTGCAATTTGTCTTTGCACCGTTATTCGGGCTAAGCTTCTGAACCTGAATATCTTCCTACCTCTTGCACTTCAAGTTTTGATCACTTGTGGGAAGACTCCTCCTCCTGGTTTTGTTTGTCCACCTCTGTACTGA
- the LOC108334129 gene encoding 14 kDa proline-rich protein DC2.15-like, with the protein MASKGALLLCLNILFFSVVSSTYVPCNPPPKAPKKPPHTPVPKPPSTKYGSCPEDTLKFGVCADVLGLIGVQLGKPPKTPCCNLIRGLADLEAAVCLCTALKANVLGINLNVPVKLNLLLNYCGKKTPKDFLCN; encoded by the coding sequence ATGGCTTCGAAGGGTGCTCTTCTCTTGTGTCTGAACATCTTGTTTTTCAGTGTGGTTAGCTCCACATACGTGCCATGCAACCCACCCCCAAAAGCTCCAAAAAAGCCACCACACACACCTGTGCCAAAGCCACCTTCCACAAAGTATGGGAGTTGCCCTGAAGACACCCTTAAGTTCGGTGTGTGCGCTGATGTGTTGGGTTTGATCGGCGTGCAGCTTGGGAAGCCACCAAAGACCCCATGCTGCAACCTCATCCGGGGCCTTGCTGATCTTGAAGCTGCCGTCTGCCTTTGCACTGCTCTCAAAGCTAACGTCTTGGGCATCAACCTCAATGTCCCCGTCAAGTTGAACTTGCTTCTCAACTACTGTGGAAAGAAAACTCCTAAGGATTTCCTCTGCAATTAA